The Bartonella grahamii subsp. shimonis region CATGCTAAGAGTGCTGTTGAGCCAAGACTCTCACTAACTTTGCCAGTTATTATGCAGTCTCGTTGTATTATTCTCCATATCGAAGGTTTTCAGAAACGCGATTGTTTTGAAAAAGCTTGTCAAGATGGATCTGAAATCGAAATGCCTATTCGGGCAATTTTACGTAATTCCCCTCATCTTGTGCAGGTTTATTGGTCGCCTGCAGAAAATGAAATAAGTGAATCAGAATATGAGAGACAAGGTGAATAAAAACGTAATCTCCCTCAATGAATGATGGGAAGCAACAATGAAAGGGGGAGGGGAATATGGCACTTTCCAAGACAATTTCCACAGTTACAAGAAGGATTTATGAACGTTCTCGATCAACACGAGAAATTTACTTAGATCGTATTGCGAAAGCACAAGCTCATCGCCCAAAACGGAGTTTTTTAGGATGTGCCAATCAGGCGCATGGTTTTGCTGCTTGTGGTGCAATAGATAAAGAGCGTTTGAAGGAAAATATTGTTGGGAATATTGGCATTATCACGGCATATAACGATTTACTTTCAGCTCATCAACCTTTTGAAAAATTTCCGCACTTAATTAAAGAGGCGGCCCGTATGGTTGGTGGTGTTGCACAGGTTGCCGGTGGTGTTCCCGCGATGTGTGATGGTGTTACGCAGGGAAATGCGGGGATGGAGCTTTCCCTTTTTTCGCGTGAAGTAATTGCAATGGCGACAGCTATAAGCTTATCACACGATGTTTTTGATGCAGCATTGTATCTTGGGGTGTGTGATAAAATTGTACCAGGTTTATTGATTGGTGCACTAACATTTGGTCATTTACCAGGAATTTTTATACCAGCTGGTCCCATGACAAGTGGTCAAGGTAATGATGAAAAAGTGAAGATACGTCAACTTTACGCGGAAAATAAAATAGATCGCCAAACACTTCTGGCATCAGAATCACGTTCTTATCATGGACCAGGAACATGTACATTTTATGGAACAGCTAACTCAAATCAGGTGATACTGGAGATGATGGGGCTTCATATGCCTGGAGCTTCTTTTATTAATGCGAATACACCGTTGCGTGATGCTTTAACAAAAGAAGCTACGAAACGTGTACTTGAAATGACAGATCTTGGTGATCATTATAGTCCACTTGGTATGATCATTGATGAACGTTCTTTTGTGAATGCCATTGTAGGATTAAATGCAACAGGAGGCTCTACCAATCATACGATTCATTTGATTGCTATGGCTGCTGCTTGCGGTATTAAATTGACATGGCATGATATTGCAGAAATTTCAAGCCATGTGCCTCTTTTAGCGCGCATTTATCCTAACGGTTTAGCGGATATCAATCATTTTTATGCTGCTGGGGGGATGGGATTTATTATTCGCGAGCTTATTGAAGCAGGTTTAGTACATGAAGATGTTTCAACGGTTTTTGGTAAAGATCTCAATGCTTATGCCATTGAAGCAAAGCTTTCTGCTGATGGTCATGTGGTGCGTGAAGCGGCTCTCAAGGAAAGTGGTGATCATAAGGTGTTAGCAGGGTGGAGAAAGCCATTTCAGCTTGATGGTGGTCTTCGTGTTTTATCGGGAGATTTGGGAACAGCTATTATAAAAGTTTCCTCTGTTAAATCAGAGTATTGGCAGATTAAAGCACCAGTCTTTGTTTTTAATGATCAAGAAGAACTACAAAAATCTTTTAAATCTGGAGTGTTACACGATAAAGATTTTATCGCTGTCATTCGCTATCAAGGACCAAAAGCTAATGGTATGCCAGAGCTTCATAAATTAACGACCATTTTAGGCGTTTTACAAGATCGCGGTCAAAAGGTAGCATTGATAACCGATGGGCGTATGTCAGGGGCG contains the following coding sequences:
- the edd gene encoding phosphogluconate dehydratase — encoded protein: MALSKTISTVTRRIYERSRSTREIYLDRIAKAQAHRPKRSFLGCANQAHGFAACGAIDKERLKENIVGNIGIITAYNDLLSAHQPFEKFPHLIKEAARMVGGVAQVAGGVPAMCDGVTQGNAGMELSLFSREVIAMATAISLSHDVFDAALYLGVCDKIVPGLLIGALTFGHLPGIFIPAGPMTSGQGNDEKVKIRQLYAENKIDRQTLLASESRSYHGPGTCTFYGTANSNQVILEMMGLHMPGASFINANTPLRDALTKEATKRVLEMTDLGDHYSPLGMIIDERSFVNAIVGLNATGGSTNHTIHLIAMAAACGIKLTWHDIAEISSHVPLLARIYPNGLADINHFYAAGGMGFIIRELIEAGLVHEDVSTVFGKDLNAYAIEAKLSADGHVVREAALKESGDHKVLAGWRKPFQLDGGLRVLSGDLGTAIIKVSSVKSEYWQIKAPVFVFNDQEELQKSFKSGVLHDKDFIAVIRYQGPKANGMPELHKLTTILGVLQDRGQKVALITDGRMSGASGKIPAAIHVTPEAVDNGPIARLQDGDIVFLDAHEGKLTLLEDLAKFNARKIISPDLSKNEHGVGRELFHVFRQSVNCADQGASVFMA